The Aquiluna sp. KACHI24 genome contains a region encoding:
- a CDS encoding DNA-processing protein DprA translates to MHLDDSQHELILWSMLHEPGDALAHKIFELRGVMALEDYRVGRARTLWIELLELYAPEYVAKLPDLIERISLRLPHLDVAAAVERGIRWGARPVFDFQIPKTFQRFHDLGSHAPYLLWVAGDEGCLEQEFAGVVGTRSPSERGLRNANRVVSQIRMSVVSGGAKGIDAAAHRAALDLKQTTVAFMAGGLDRAYPMENWELFHEMVRSSGALVSELAPGASPSRFRFLQRNRLIAAISEYLVVVEAGFRSGSKNTANHARSMGRDVFAVAGNWGDAGLQGCNAMIREGIASPWDFGEQVEPTLDQKRVLDAMREGCQEPAAIAREAGLGISQVIRELRILRLAGEIS, encoded by the coding sequence ATGCACCTAGATGACTCTCAACACGAACTAATTCTTTGGTCGATGCTGCACGAACCAGGAGATGCCCTTGCGCACAAAATCTTCGAACTGCGCGGAGTCATGGCTCTTGAGGACTATCGGGTGGGCAGAGCTCGAACGCTCTGGATTGAACTGCTGGAGCTCTACGCTCCCGAGTACGTTGCCAAGCTCCCCGATCTAATTGAACGCATTTCACTTCGACTTCCGCACCTGGATGTGGCTGCTGCGGTTGAACGCGGTATTCGTTGGGGAGCGAGGCCCGTTTTTGATTTTCAAATCCCAAAGACATTTCAACGCTTCCACGACCTGGGTTCACATGCCCCCTATCTCCTATGGGTGGCAGGGGATGAGGGCTGTCTCGAGCAAGAGTTTGCTGGGGTTGTTGGAACCAGATCACCTTCTGAGCGTGGGCTTAGAAATGCCAACCGAGTGGTCTCTCAGATCCGGATGTCAGTCGTCTCTGGCGGAGCCAAGGGGATCGATGCTGCAGCCCACCGAGCGGCACTGGATCTAAAACAAACAACCGTCGCGTTCATGGCTGGCGGATTAGACCGGGCATACCCAATGGAGAACTGGGAGCTATTTCATGAGATGGTGCGATCATCAGGAGCGTTGGTTTCTGAATTGGCACCAGGCGCCTCACCATCGAGATTTCGATTCTTGCAGCGCAATCGACTCATTGCGGCGATATCTGAATACCTGGTGGTGGTAGAGGCGGGATTTCGCTCTGGTTCAAAAAACACCGCTAACCATGCCAGATCGATGGGCCGAGACGTCTTTGCGGTTGCTGGCAATTGGGGCGACGCTGGACTGCAAGGCTGCAATGCAATGATCAGGGAAGGCATTGCTAGCCCTTGGGACTTCGGCGAACAGGTCGAACCAACCTTGGATCAAAAACGAGTGCTAGACGCCATGCGAGAGGGCTGTCAGGAACCAGCCGCGATCGCTCGGGAGGCAGGCCTGGGCATCTCTCAAGTAATCCGGGAGCTCAGAATTCTTCGGCTGGCGGGAGAGATCTCTTAG
- a CDS encoding ribonuclease HII, producing MTFPSLELETQLLAQYGRVIGIDEVGRGAIAGPVAVGAALFTADTTSEIPAGLRDSKLIAEAKRTSVANLVSTWTETSVGYASVAEIESKGISWSLQQAALRAIETLGVSSGVILLDGSHNFLQGLVSLPVVLRTKADRDCAVVSAAALTAKVARDQVMIELDQKFPAYEWSGNKGYASERHIAALREFGPCQEHRVSWLGKILDEGLF from the coding sequence TGACGTTCCCAAGCCTTGAGCTTGAAACCCAATTACTCGCTCAATATGGCCGTGTAATTGGTATTGATGAAGTCGGTAGGGGAGCAATCGCAGGCCCCGTAGCGGTTGGCGCAGCACTTTTCACCGCTGACACCACGTCAGAAATTCCAGCTGGGCTAAGAGATAGCAAGCTGATCGCAGAGGCAAAGCGGACTTCAGTGGCCAACCTGGTCAGCACCTGGACAGAAACTTCAGTTGGATACGCCAGCGTCGCTGAGATTGAATCCAAAGGCATTTCCTGGTCTTTGCAGCAGGCAGCGCTTCGGGCTATCGAAACTCTGGGGGTCTCAAGTGGAGTGATCCTGCTTGATGGCTCGCACAACTTTCTACAGGGCTTGGTTTCGCTGCCGGTGGTGCTCCGCACCAAGGCTGACCGAGACTGCGCTGTGGTGTCGGCAGCAGCCCTAACTGCGAAGGTGGCCAGGGATCAGGTCATGATTGAGCTCGATCAAAAGTTTCCGGCTTATGAGTGGTCGGGAAACAAGGGATATGCCTCGGAGCGTCACATTGCTGCTTTGAGAGAGTTTGGTCCATGCCAGGAGCACCGAGTTAGTTGGCTGGGAAAGATTCTTGATGAGGGGCTTTTCTAA
- a CDS encoding M23 family metallopeptidase codes for MLKLISILILTLQAVTPRLQTEFWAEPIPFFHENVQEQYLAPVSKYGAGHRGVDFHLAPNEAISAPATGTLAFSGKVVNRNVVTLRTATHLASFEPACTEFEVGEQIVAGEPFAFHCPAGSDYEYHCENCVHFSVRDENGYLSPIQLIEPLLPSVLKA; via the coding sequence ATGTTGAAACTGATCTCGATCTTGATCCTCACCCTGCAAGCAGTCACGCCGAGGCTCCAAACGGAGTTTTGGGCCGAACCGATCCCGTTCTTTCACGAAAACGTTCAGGAGCAGTACCTCGCACCAGTTAGCAAGTATGGCGCTGGCCATCGCGGGGTGGACTTTCATTTGGCTCCCAATGAAGCGATCTCGGCACCAGCCACAGGAACGCTGGCGTTTTCGGGGAAAGTGGTGAATCGAAACGTTGTAACGCTCAGGACAGCTACCCACCTGGCAAGCTTCGAGCCAGCCTGCACCGAATTCGAAGTGGGTGAGCAGATTGTCGCTGGAGAACCATTTGCGTTTCACTGTCCGGCAGGTAGCGACTATGAATACCACTGTGAGAACTGCGTGCATTTCTCGGTTAGGGACGAGAACGGCTACCTCTCTCCAATCCAACTGATCGAACCGCTCCTGCCCAGCGTGTTGAAGGCCTAA
- a CDS encoding tyrosine recombinase XerC, with the protein MERISIELEAFLRHLAARGLAANTIKSYGSDLRELVEYAQSKKLAFDLEAVRDWLFAISKAGGAKSTLARKSAAVRAFSSHLFEAGVIPVDFGLRLKSPKLDQVLPKVATEKSLDEILDRMRTRSQDDPIAQMELVAFELLYGTGMRVSELCGIDLADVDFARNLVMVTGKGSKQRMLPYGHYAAEAIERYVRFGRPKLQIPTSPEALLLSSRGKRVGVRQVYSLVANELERTSTGKAGPHTLRHSAATHLLDHGADLRAVQELLGHASLGTTQIYTHVSIERLKTSFDQAHPRA; encoded by the coding sequence GTGGAGCGGATTTCAATTGAGCTTGAGGCATTCCTTCGGCATCTTGCCGCTCGAGGTCTGGCTGCCAACACCATCAAGAGCTACGGCTCCGACCTTCGTGAATTAGTTGAATACGCACAATCCAAAAAGCTTGCGTTTGATCTCGAAGCGGTGCGTGATTGGCTCTTTGCCATTTCAAAGGCGGGTGGAGCGAAGTCAACGCTCGCACGAAAAAGTGCGGCTGTCAGAGCGTTCTCCTCACACCTTTTTGAGGCTGGGGTGATCCCGGTTGATTTTGGTTTGAGATTGAAGTCCCCAAAGCTCGATCAGGTCCTTCCAAAGGTTGCTACCGAAAAGTCTTTGGACGAGATCCTGGATCGAATGCGAACAAGATCTCAAGATGATCCGATTGCCCAGATGGAGCTTGTCGCGTTTGAGCTTCTGTATGGCACTGGCATGCGCGTGAGCGAACTTTGTGGAATTGATTTGGCGGATGTTGACTTTGCCCGAAACCTTGTGATGGTGACTGGTAAGGGTTCGAAGCAGCGGATGCTGCCATATGGTCATTATGCGGCTGAGGCGATTGAGCGCTATGTGAGATTTGGAAGGCCAAAGCTCCAGATTCCAACTTCTCCGGAGGCGTTGCTGTTGAGCTCCCGCGGAAAGAGAGTTGGTGTTCGCCAGGTCTATTCGCTGGTGGCAAATGAGCTGGAAAGAACTTCGACTGGTAAAGCTGGACCGCACACTCTGCGTCACTCTGCAGCAACTCACCTGCTGGATCATGGGGCAGATTTGCGTGCTGTTCAGGAGCTGTTGGGTCACGCCTCGCTGGGCACAACCCAGATCTACACCCATGTCTCAATAGAGCGTCTCAAAACAAGTTTTGATCAAGCTCATCCCAGAGCTTAG
- a CDS encoding DUF2469 domain-containing protein: protein MDENDFEDYDRDAELALYREYRDVVKMFRYVIETERRFYLANEVELKRVDTATDFYFELAMQDVWVWDIYRTDRFVKQVKVMTFKDVNVEEIGNKELEIPEELAVGDQS, encoded by the coding sequence ATGGACGAGAACGACTTCGAAGACTACGACAGAGACGCGGAACTAGCGCTCTATCGTGAGTACCGAGACGTAGTGAAGATGTTTCGCTACGTGATTGAGACCGAACGTCGCTTTTACCTAGCCAATGAGGTTGAACTCAAGAGGGTTGATACCGCCACCGATTTCTACTTCGAACTTGCTATGCAAGATGTTTGGGTTTGGGACATCTATCGCACTGACCGCTTCGTGAAGCAGGTCAAGGTAATGACCTTCAAAGACGTAAATGTCGAAGAGATTGGCAACAAAGAGCTGGAGATTCCGGAAGAACTAGCAGTGGGCGATCAGTCCTAG